TCGAAAAGTAAATTTCTTATCCGAGCAATCCGCGTAATCCGCGGGCGCAGATTGCCTCATCCTGGCGATTCCAATCCCTGAAACAAAGAGGATTGAACCGCGGATGACTCGGATGGGGAAATGGTGGGGACGGCGCGCTGCGCTGTCGGCGTGATGAGCTCTCCGATTCGATAACGGACGGCGCAGCGCGCCGTCCCTACCTTCAATCCTTATCCGAGTTATCCGTGTAATCCGCGGTCCAATTTCTTTTGGTTGTTAGGCCTGCAAAAAATTTTTAAAAAAAAGCTGGACAGGATTTTGCGCGCCAAATAAAAAGCGATTCCCAACAACCCGATCTCCAACCCCGAATCCCTCACCCCAAGCCCACTCTACTCTTCCACTCCCTTTCAACTCGTTGCGCGAGCTCCCTCGCCCTCACCTAACTCAACCGGCTAACACACCATGTCTGAACCTTTTCTTGGTGAAATTAAAATCATGGCCTTCGGCTACGCCCCGCGGAACTGGGCGATGTGCAACGGCCAATTCCTGCCCATCAACCAGAACCAGGCGCTCTTCTCGCTCCTCGGCACAATGTACGGTGGCAATGGCCAGACCACCTTTGCCCTGCCCGATCTGCGAGGCCAGACGCCGATCCACTTTAATAAGAACACCCAGGGAACAAAAGGCGGCGAGAAGGCGCATACCCTCTCGCTTTCCGAGTTGCCGACCCACCAGCATGCATTGAATGGCACCACGGCCGCCGACAGCCAGATTATTCCGGGCTCAGCCATGCTGGGGACATCGGCGGCGACCGATCCGATTTATGCAAATCCCGCGTCCCTGGTGGCAATGGATCCCACTTCGATCAGCAATGTCGGCGGCAGCCAGGCGCACGAGAATATGCAGCCGTTTCTGACGCTGAACTTTTGCATAGCTCTGATCGGTATTTTCCCATCTCAGAACTAAGGAGAAAATCATGTCAAATCCATTCATAGGTGAAATCAGAATGTTCGGGGGCAACTTTGCACCCGCCGGCTGGGCGTTCTGCGAGGGGCAGTTGCTGCCCATTTCGGAAAATGACGCGTTGTTCACCCTCATCGGCACGACCTATGGCGGCGACGGCCAGGAGACCTTTGCTCTCCCCGACCTGCGTGGTCGCCTCCCTATTCATCAGGGCAACGGCTTCGTCCTGGCGCAAACGGGAGGGACGGAAGAGGTCACGCTCACGGTGCAGCAAATCCCATCGCACACTCATGCCCTCCTGGCTTCGAGTGCCGCAGCGAACTCAACCGCGGCGACTAACATGGTCCCGGCCAAGCCGGACAAGAATCTATACCGCCCGGGTCCGGCTAATGTTCCCATGGCTGCTCAAGCTGTCGGCCCAGCGGGTGGCAGCCAGCCGCACACCAATTTTCAGCCGTACCTGTGCATCAATTTTATCATTTCATTGTTCGGAATTTTCCCGCCACCAAGTTAGGAGAAAAATATGGCAAACCCATTTGTAGCTGAAATTCGTATCTTCGGTTTTAAGTTCGCGCCTAAAGGCTGGGCCTTTTGCAACGGGCAAATCCTGCCCATCTCGCAGAACACCGCCCTCTTCTCCCTGCTGGGAACGACCTACGGAGGCAATGGCCAAAGTACCTTCGCGTTGCCCAATATGCAGGACAGCGCGCCCATGCAACCCGGGCAGGGCCCCGGCCTCTCCCTGCACGATCTCGGAGAAGTGAGTGGAAGTGACACGGTAACGTTGCTGACCTCGGAAATGCCGTCCCATCCCCACACGTTGCAGTGTGTTACCAGCTTTGCCGGGAGCGCTAATCTCCCGACCGGTAATGTCCTAGCCAAGACGGTCGATCCATTTCAGCCCTACACGCCGACGGTTAGCCCGTTGGGCCAAATGGCGTTTCAGGATCTTGCTCCGGCGGGAGGCAGCCTGCCGCATAATAACATGATGCCGTTCCTGACGCTGAACTTCTGCATCGCGTTGCAGGGAGTGTTTCCGCCGAGAGGGTAAAGAGAGTGACATGTGACGTGTGACATGTGACGAGTCCGGATGGACGAGTCGCCGTCACTCAGACCGATCACGCCGGGGGACGATTCGTTTCTCGCCCGCCTGTATGCCAGTACTCGGGCGGAGGAACTGGCGGTCACCGGTTGGAGCGAGGAGCAGAAAGCGATGTTCTGCCGGATGCAGTTCAACGCGCAGACCGCAGATTACCAAAGGAATTACCCTGATGCTTCGTTCCAGATCATCGAGCGCGGTGGGGTCGCGGCGGGAAGGTTGTTGGTTAGGCGTTCGGACGAAGCCGTCCATGTGATCGACATTGCGCTTTTGCCTGAACATCGCGGTGCGGGTATTGGGACGAAGCTGCTAAAGGAGTTGCAGGAGGAAGCGACGGCGGCCGGCAAGCCCCTGACGATTCACGTCGAACGTTTCAATCCCGCGATGCGGTTGTATCAGCGGCTCGGGTTCCGGCAAATAGAAGACAAAGGGGTCTATTTGCTGATGAGTTGGGAGGATTGAACCGCGGATTACGCGGATTACTCGGATGAAGAAGATTTATTCTCTCGCAGCCATTCTGAACCCCTCCCCATCCGTGCGATCCGCGTAATCCGCGGTTGTCCCGATTTGAACTTCAGTTGAAGACAGCTTCGAGCGTGCTGCTGTTCGCATCAGCGGCTATCTGGACGAGGAAGATTTCCATCTCGCCGAGTTCGGCGTGGCGCATTCGGTAGGTTCCCTGCGGGAAACGCAGGTTCCGATCGATCCGAAAGGTCAGGTTGAACGATTGCCGCGCCGGCGCGGGCTGATCGGGCCCCCACGGTTTCGCCTCGATCAATTTTACCGGGAGCACGCCGTCGGGGAAGACGACCTCGAAATCCTGGTTCAGGCAGGCGGCGAATTGTTCACAGCGAACTTTGTCGAGAAGAAGCATGGGGGAATCTCACACCAAGGTCACAAAGGGACACAACGTTTTTCTTCCTGGCTTTTCTAACCGCGGATTACGGGGAT
This sequence is a window from Chthoniobacterales bacterium. Protein-coding genes within it:
- a CDS encoding tail fiber protein, translated to MANPFVAEIRIFGFKFAPKGWAFCNGQILPISQNTALFSLLGTTYGGNGQSTFALPNMQDSAPMQPGQGPGLSLHDLGEVSGSDTVTLLTSEMPSHPHTLQCVTSFAGSANLPTGNVLAKTVDPFQPYTPTVSPLGQMAFQDLAPAGGSLPHNNMMPFLTLNFCIALQGVFPPRG
- a CDS encoding GNAT family N-acetyltransferase, whose translation is MDESPSLRPITPGDDSFLARLYASTRAEELAVTGWSEEQKAMFCRMQFNAQTADYQRNYPDASFQIIERGGVAAGRLLVRRSDEAVHVIDIALLPEHRGAGIGTKLLKELQEEATAAGKPLTIHVERFNPAMRLYQRLGFRQIEDKGVYLLMSWED
- a CDS encoding tail fiber protein; its protein translation is MSEPFLGEIKIMAFGYAPRNWAMCNGQFLPINQNQALFSLLGTMYGGNGQTTFALPDLRGQTPIHFNKNTQGTKGGEKAHTLSLSELPTHQHALNGTTAADSQIIPGSAMLGTSAATDPIYANPASLVAMDPTSISNVGGSQAHENMQPFLTLNFCIALIGIFPSQN
- a CDS encoding tail fiber protein yields the protein MSNPFIGEIRMFGGNFAPAGWAFCEGQLLPISENDALFTLIGTTYGGDGQETFALPDLRGRLPIHQGNGFVLAQTGGTEEVTLTVQQIPSHTHALLASSAAANSTAATNMVPAKPDKNLYRPGPANVPMAAQAVGPAGGSQPHTNFQPYLCINFIISLFGIFPPPS